In one Nocardioides luteus genomic region, the following are encoded:
- a CDS encoding Abi-alpha family protein — MSLLGKVLPTASAVAGTAPGLARVAAGAAWHTAGWGLRTSGRAGVRVARAVIDQDVRDGLVRETAEAVGIVAGTAARIILPGTKPVIELSESDYEAAGKDVVLARTREAEASQDSLPVLRRRGAELLDRSRDVWADEQGHPAYARILDELAPDEARMLLYLLQAGPQPSVDVRTGGPAGLVGSTMIAPGLNMIAGRSGVRYPERVPAYLNNLFRLGLVWFSKEPLSDPLEYQVLEAQPDVLEALHSVKFAKIVRRSVHLTPFGEAFGRTTLVDEGSAESAFPEHQAPVTGGADLPKA; from the coding sequence ATGAGCCTCCTGGGCAAGGTCCTTCCGACCGCCTCCGCCGTGGCCGGCACCGCTCCCGGTCTGGCCAGGGTGGCGGCGGGTGCTGCCTGGCACACCGCCGGATGGGGGCTGCGCACCTCCGGCCGCGCCGGCGTCCGGGTGGCCCGGGCGGTGATCGACCAGGACGTACGCGACGGGTTGGTGCGCGAGACGGCCGAGGCCGTGGGCATCGTCGCCGGCACCGCTGCGCGGATCATCCTGCCCGGCACCAAGCCGGTGATCGAGCTCTCCGAGTCCGACTACGAGGCCGCCGGCAAGGACGTCGTGCTCGCGCGGACGCGCGAGGCCGAGGCGTCCCAGGACTCCCTACCGGTGCTGCGCCGCCGCGGTGCCGAGCTGCTCGACCGCTCCCGCGACGTCTGGGCCGACGAACAGGGGCATCCTGCGTACGCCCGGATCCTCGACGAGCTCGCGCCCGACGAGGCGCGGATGCTGCTCTACCTGCTGCAGGCGGGCCCACAGCCCTCGGTCGACGTACGCACCGGCGGACCGGCCGGTCTCGTCGGCAGCACCATGATCGCGCCGGGGCTCAACATGATCGCCGGCCGCAGCGGGGTGCGCTATCCCGAGCGGGTCCCGGCCTACCTCAACAACCTGTTCCGGCTCGGGCTGGTGTGGTTCTCCAAGGAGCCGTTGTCGGACCCGCTCGAATACCAGGTCCTCGAGGCCCAGCCCGACGTGCTGGAGGCGCTGCACTCGGTGAAGTTCGCCAAGATCGTGCGCCGCTCGGTGCACCTCACGCCGTTCGGTGAGGCCTTCGGGCGCACCACCCTCGTCGACGAGGGCTCGGCTGAGTCGGCCTTCCCGGAGCATCAGGCTCCGGTCACCGGCGGGGCGGACCTGCCCAAGGCCTGA
- a CDS encoding DUF692 domain-containing protein, with the protein MNPSVSGVAVAWRPAIAGLLQTYAASGRLGFTEVVAENMSPTQVPQALTDLGVPVVAHGVTLGLAGADRPAADRLTRLAELAEVLDSPFVSEHVAFVRASDSPDPLHGDVLEAGHLLPPPRTKDSLDVLVDNVRIAQEQLPVPLAVENIAATFTWPEDTLDEPDFLTELVERTGVRLVLDVANLYASAVARGSDPVADLARFPLDAVAYMHVAGGTERDGLYLDTHGHPMPPPVLSLLATVVEAYAGRPLPGIMLERDTDVSPQTVDPEFIRLTEAVRGPQALGRSAPPVTGA; encoded by the coding sequence GTGAACCCCTCGGTCTCCGGCGTCGCCGTGGCTTGGCGTCCTGCGATCGCCGGCCTCCTCCAGACGTACGCCGCCTCCGGACGTCTCGGGTTCACCGAGGTGGTTGCGGAGAACATGTCCCCGACGCAGGTCCCGCAGGCCCTCACCGACCTGGGCGTCCCGGTCGTCGCCCACGGCGTCACCCTCGGGCTGGCCGGGGCCGACCGCCCCGCGGCGGACCGGCTCACCCGGCTGGCCGAGCTCGCGGAGGTCCTGGACAGCCCCTTCGTCTCCGAGCACGTCGCGTTCGTGCGGGCGAGCGACTCCCCCGACCCGCTCCACGGCGACGTCCTGGAGGCCGGCCACCTGCTGCCGCCGCCGCGTACGAAGGACTCGCTCGACGTGCTCGTCGACAACGTCCGGATCGCCCAGGAGCAGCTGCCCGTGCCGCTCGCGGTCGAGAACATCGCGGCCACCTTCACCTGGCCCGAGGACACCCTCGACGAGCCCGACTTCCTCACCGAGCTCGTCGAGCGCACCGGCGTACGCCTCGTCCTCGACGTCGCCAACCTCTACGCCTCCGCGGTCGCCCGCGGCTCCGACCCGGTCGCCGACCTCGCCCGCTTCCCGCTCGACGCGGTCGCCTACATGCACGTCGCCGGCGGCACCGAGCGCGACGGTCTCTACCTCGACACCCACGGTCATCCGATGCCACCACCGGTGCTGTCCCTGCTCGCGACCGTGGTGGAGGCCTACGCCGGGCGTCCGCTTCCCGGCATCATGCTCGAACGCGACACCGACGTGTCACCGCAGACGGTCGACCCGGAGTTCATCAGGCTGACCGAGGCGGTTCGCGGCCCTCAGGCCTTGGGCAGGTCCGCCCCGCCGGTGACCGGAGCCTGA
- a CDS encoding transglycosylase domain-containing protein translates to MARKVVRSLPFHRIVMRFAALIGVAAVTGLVASGMAIPFIHLTGVAAKSGAEVMDDLPLDIDMGELSQTTRILDVHGKVITTLYDQNRSYKALDQISPNMPKALLAIEDSRFYEHGAMDLKGTLRALLRNSASESGAVQGGSSITQQLVKTTLVYGADSDEERAAATEKSTARKIRELRYAIWLEENHDKDWILERYLNAAYFGDSAYGVQAAAKHYFGVDAADLTWGQASMLAGMVKNPTGYDPTDYPDATLARRNLVLERLAQVGDLPRADAEKLKESDLGLNVQDSRNGCFGSSAEFFCDYALRWLLADESLGETEAERWRLLQTGGLTIRTTLDSSFQKAAQKSVSRHVSPTDDAVGALAMVEPGTGMVKALAQSRPMGESRRKGESYLNYLVPKEYGDANGFQAGSTFKVFVGAAAIEKGFPLRQEIKSPEKKTFNQASFANCPGEGNFNPNPYPVGNSTTSGNKNLYTGTRESVNTFYVQLEQFTGVCAPYALAKKMGVHLTDPAHERVPSFTLGPVDVSPLEMAEAYATFGARGKHCDSRPVTAILGPDGKTMKEYPASCEQVMRAGTADAMNDILRGVLQPGGFGQKLALSVPAAGKTGTTNSNRAVWFNGYTPKLATSSMIAGANYEGNWVTLNGQRLRGGYIASASGSTVAGPMWADAMRAIDGKLGSANFVRPGASVINGKGIKIPKVEGLSIAKATARLKAAGFKPVVGKRVKSRWKAGTVVGTVPGSRAIKGATVEMLVSKWRG, encoded by the coding sequence TTGGCCCGCAAAGTCGTTCGTTCCCTTCCGTTCCATCGCATCGTGATGCGGTTCGCGGCTCTCATCGGCGTTGCCGCGGTGACGGGGCTGGTGGCCTCCGGGATGGCGATCCCGTTCATCCATCTGACCGGTGTCGCGGCCAAGTCGGGCGCCGAGGTGATGGACGACCTGCCCCTCGACATCGACATGGGCGAGCTGTCGCAGACGACGCGGATCCTGGACGTGCACGGCAAGGTGATCACGACCCTCTACGACCAGAACCGGTCCTACAAGGCGCTCGACCAGATCTCGCCCAACATGCCGAAGGCGCTGCTCGCGATCGAGGACAGCCGCTTCTACGAGCACGGCGCGATGGACCTCAAGGGCACCCTGCGGGCGCTGCTGCGCAACTCGGCCTCGGAGTCGGGTGCGGTGCAGGGTGGCTCGTCGATCACCCAGCAGCTGGTCAAGACGACCCTCGTCTACGGGGCCGACTCCGACGAGGAGCGCGCGGCCGCGACCGAGAAGTCCACGGCCCGCAAGATCCGCGAGCTCCGCTACGCGATCTGGCTCGAGGAGAACCACGACAAGGACTGGATCCTCGAGCGCTATCTCAACGCGGCCTACTTCGGTGACTCCGCCTACGGGGTCCAGGCGGCCGCGAAGCACTACTTCGGCGTCGACGCCGCCGACCTGACCTGGGGGCAGGCCTCGATGCTGGCCGGGATGGTGAAGAACCCGACCGGCTACGACCCGACCGATTACCCCGACGCCACCCTGGCCCGGCGCAACCTGGTGCTCGAGCGGCTGGCCCAGGTCGGCGACCTGCCGCGGGCCGACGCCGAGAAGCTCAAGGAGAGCGACCTCGGGCTCAACGTGCAGGACAGCCGCAACGGCTGCTTCGGCTCGTCGGCGGAGTTCTTCTGCGACTACGCGCTGCGGTGGCTGCTCGCCGACGAGTCACTGGGCGAGACCGAGGCCGAGCGCTGGCGGCTGCTGCAGACCGGCGGCCTGACCATCCGGACGACCCTCGACTCGAGCTTCCAGAAGGCGGCGCAGAAGTCGGTGAGCCGTCATGTCTCGCCGACCGACGACGCGGTCGGTGCCCTGGCGATGGTCGAGCCCGGCACCGGCATGGTCAAGGCGCTCGCGCAGTCGAGGCCGATGGGCGAGAGCCGTCGCAAGGGCGAGTCCTATCTCAACTACCTGGTGCCGAAGGAGTACGGCGACGCCAACGGCTTCCAGGCCGGCTCGACCTTCAAGGTCTTCGTCGGCGCCGCGGCGATCGAGAAGGGCTTCCCGCTCCGTCAGGAGATCAAGTCGCCGGAGAAGAAGACGTTCAACCAGGCGTCCTTCGCCAACTGTCCCGGCGAGGGCAACTTCAACCCCAACCCCTACCCGGTCGGCAACTCGACCACCTCGGGCAACAAGAACCTCTACACCGGCACCCGGGAGTCGGTGAACACCTTCTACGTACAGCTCGAGCAGTTCACCGGCGTCTGCGCTCCCTATGCGCTCGCGAAGAAGATGGGCGTCCATCTGACCGATCCCGCCCACGAGCGGGTGCCGTCGTTCACCCTCGGCCCGGTCGACGTCAGCCCGCTGGAGATGGCCGAGGCGTACGCGACGTTCGGTGCCCGCGGCAAGCACTGCGACTCGCGGCCGGTGACCGCGATCCTCGGGCCCGACGGGAAGACGATGAAGGAGTACCCGGCCTCGTGCGAGCAGGTGATGCGCGCCGGGACGGCGGATGCCATGAACGACATCCTCCGCGGCGTACTGCAGCCGGGTGGGTTCGGGCAGAAGCTCGCGCTGAGCGTGCCGGCCGCCGGCAAGACCGGGACCACCAACAGCAACCGCGCGGTGTGGTTCAACGGCTACACGCCCAAGCTCGCGACCTCCTCGATGATCGCGGGCGCGAACTACGAGGGCAACTGGGTCACCCTCAACGGCCAGCGCCTGCGCGGCGGCTACATCGCCTCGGCTTCAGGCTCCACCGTCGCCGGCCCGATGTGGGCCGACGCGATGCGAGCGATCGACGGCAAGCTCGGCTCCGCCAACTTCGTACGCCCCGGCGCCAGCGTCATCAACGGCAAGGGCATCAAGATCCCGAAGGTCGAGGGGCTCTCGATCGCCAAGGCCACCGCCCGGCTGAAGGCGGCCGGTTTCAAGCCGGTCGTCGGCAAGCGGGTGAAGTCGCGCTGGAAGGCCGGCACCGTCGTCGGGACGGTTCCCGGAAGCCGGGCGATCAAGGGTGCGACGGTCGAGATGCTCGTGTCGAAGTGGCGCGGGTAG
- a CDS encoding GTP-binding protein LepA, giving the protein MLTDNDRLVAHVARLGEEHPPIPMDSVDFTVNDPAGFGARFGHVLDYMARVELEVDRNVLEISTMLPNPPEVDKRFYAEVWQPQEIQHGLILDRLQQVVGRPPATTDLDHVGLKLKVLGLLAHLEPFQDVCRMLYYLTGMATERSAVIAYNLLHDGVVETGEQAVAETVIGPIKRQEPGHYAFYQLSARAHWATLAAWQKWLVRRMRRISFAPVGVNNVSQLADFGDVMETLGVDHEGRDLAADVARVEQELLWARDRGLPVPDYVARAFREAVEAAQARRAVHQGM; this is encoded by the coding sequence ATGCTCACCGACAACGACCGCCTCGTTGCCCATGTGGCGCGCCTCGGCGAGGAGCACCCGCCGATCCCGATGGACTCCGTCGACTTCACCGTGAACGACCCGGCCGGCTTCGGCGCTCGCTTCGGCCACGTGCTCGACTACATGGCTCGGGTCGAGCTCGAGGTCGACCGCAACGTACTCGAGATCTCCACGATGCTGCCCAACCCGCCCGAGGTCGACAAGCGGTTCTACGCCGAGGTGTGGCAGCCGCAGGAGATCCAGCACGGGCTGATCCTCGACCGGCTCCAGCAGGTCGTCGGGCGGCCTCCGGCGACCACCGATCTGGACCATGTCGGCCTGAAGCTGAAGGTGCTCGGCCTGCTGGCTCACCTGGAGCCGTTCCAGGACGTCTGTCGGATGCTCTACTACCTGACCGGGATGGCCACCGAGCGCTCCGCGGTGATCGCCTACAACCTGCTCCACGACGGGGTCGTCGAGACCGGCGAGCAGGCCGTCGCCGAGACCGTCATCGGGCCGATCAAACGCCAGGAGCCTGGCCACTACGCCTTCTACCAGCTCTCCGCCCGCGCCCACTGGGCCACGCTCGCAGCCTGGCAGAAGTGGCTGGTCAGACGCATGCGCCGAATCTCCTTCGCCCCGGTCGGGGTCAACAACGTGAGCCAGCTGGCCGACTTCGGCGACGTCATGGAGACCCTGGGCGTCGACCACGAGGGCCGCGACCTGGCCGCCGACGTGGCCCGGGTCGAGCAGGAGCTCCTCTGGGCCCGCGACCGCGGCCTCCCCGTCCCCGACTACGTCGCCCGCGCCTTCCGCGAGGCCGTCGAGGCAGCTCAGGCGCGGCGGGCGGTTCATCAAGGTATGTAG
- a CDS encoding lytic transglycosylase domain-containing protein yields MTSRPGLLLKAAALPVAAATAAAAAWTIQAIQEGRPVDATASVRQVPIEVPIEVPVEVPTQELRPPVSVSAVEPISRAVPALAVEPTTYAAGVIPQTALSAYQRAATVLADADPGCRLDWSLIAAIGRVESDHGRAGGNALSVSGVATPGIFGVPLTGAAGTARIFDTDGGTYDRDLVHDRAVGPMQFIPSTWSTVGVDADGDGRRDPQDVDDAALAAAVYLCSGSADLSTEAGQRSAVLRYNHSEAYVSAVLQIAEGYRLGTFEAPTGVVLPAAQIPVTSSADLEPLSGASPSAQPPRPSSGESSEGADTGTPGADSTTPSSPSPSPTSEVSPTGSPTETPTDTRTDTPTEDPTPTETPTAPPTETPTVDPTSTETPIATPTETPSPTPSETPSETPSETPSETPSATESSTTEPAEAETTAPTP; encoded by the coding sequence ATGACCTCCCGACCAGGTCTGCTGCTCAAGGCAGCGGCGCTTCCCGTTGCCGCCGCCACCGCGGCAGCCGCCGCCTGGACCATCCAGGCGATCCAGGAGGGTCGGCCGGTCGACGCCACGGCCAGCGTGCGGCAGGTGCCGATCGAGGTGCCGATCGAGGTGCCGGTCGAGGTGCCGACCCAGGAGCTGAGGCCGCCGGTGAGCGTCTCCGCGGTCGAGCCGATCTCCAGGGCCGTTCCCGCCCTGGCGGTCGAGCCGACCACGTACGCCGCCGGTGTCATCCCCCAGACCGCGCTCTCGGCCTACCAGCGCGCCGCGACCGTGCTCGCCGACGCCGACCCCGGGTGCCGTCTCGACTGGTCGCTGATCGCCGCTATCGGGCGGGTCGAGTCCGACCACGGCCGAGCCGGCGGTAACGCGCTGTCCGTCTCCGGGGTCGCGACGCCCGGGATCTTCGGCGTACCCCTCACCGGGGCCGCCGGCACCGCACGCATCTTCGACACCGACGGCGGCACCTACGACCGCGACCTCGTCCACGACCGCGCCGTCGGGCCGATGCAGTTCATCCCGTCGACCTGGTCCACCGTCGGGGTCGACGCCGACGGCGACGGCCGCCGCGACCCGCAGGACGTCGACGACGCCGCGCTCGCCGCCGCGGTCTACCTGTGCTCGGGCTCCGCCGACCTGTCCACCGAGGCCGGTCAGCGCTCGGCGGTGCTGCGCTACAACCACAGCGAGGCGTACGTCTCGGCCGTCCTGCAGATCGCCGAGGGCTATCGCCTCGGCACCTTCGAGGCGCCGACCGGTGTCGTCCTGCCCGCCGCGCAGATCCCGGTCACCTCCTCCGCCGACCTCGAGCCACTCTCCGGCGCCTCGCCGAGCGCTCAGCCGCCCCGGCCCTCCTCCGGCGAGTCCTCGGAAGGAGCGGACACTGGTACGCCCGGTGCCGACTCGACCACGCCTTCGTCCCCGTCGCCCTCGCCCACCTCCGAGGTGTCACCGACCGGCTCCCCCACCGAGACGCCCACGGACACACGCACCGACACACCCACCGAGGATCCGACGCCCACCGAGACGCCCACGGCACCCCCGACCGAGACACCCACCGTGGACCCGACTTCCACCGAAACTCCGATCGCAACCCCGACCGAGACACCATCCCCGACCCCGTCCGAGACACCATCCGAGACGCCGTCGGAGACACCGTCCGAGACACCATCCGCCACGGAGTCGTCCACCACCGAGCCAGCCGAAGCAGAGACCACGGCGCCCACGCCCTGA
- the clpB gene encoding ATP-dependent chaperone ClpB: MSQFSADKFTTKAREAIEAAQLSATTAGNTTTEPIHLLVALLQQDEGTATSMVTKSGVDAEELTRAAAADLAGLPRASGSTVQQPAASGALTRVLAGAITLATSLKDDYAATEHLLISLATVESSAQKVLKGAGLTEKGLRESLKAVRGNRRVTSQDAEDSYEALEKYSQDLTEAAERGKLDPVIGRDAEIRRVIQVLSRRTKNNPVLIGEPGVGKTAVVEGLAQRIIAGDVPDSLKGRRVLSLDLAAMVAGAQYRGQFEERLKAVLEEIKAAEGQVITFIDELHTVVGAGAGGDSAMDAGNMLKPMLARGELHMIGATTLDEYRERIEKDPALERRFQQVFVGEPSVEDTVQILRGIQEKYEAHHGVRITDAALVAAATLSDRYITGRQLPDKAIDLIDEAASRLRMEIESSPEEIDQLRRAVDRLKMEEFALSKESDDASLERHAALRKELADKEEELRGLEARWEREKASLEGEGALRKQLDALRIEAERLQREGSLGEASEILYGKIPVLEEQIAAAAAAEDEVTDRLVGEEVAAQQIAEVVEAWTGIPTGKMLQGEQAKLLEMESVIGRRLIGQKSAVTAVADAVRRSRAGIADPNRPTGSFLFLGPTGTGKTELAKSLADFLFDDERAIVRIDMSEYSEKHSVARLVGAPPGYVGYDEGGQLTEAVRRRPYSVVLLDEVEKAHPEVFDILLQVLDDGRLTDGQGRTVDFRNTLLILTSNLGSNFLVDPVLDEHAKHESVMAVVRGSFKPEFLNRLDEVVMFDALTLADLTKIVDIQLGLLEKRLAARRISISVTPEAREWLAETGYDPAYGARPLRRLIQSAIGDPLARKLIGGEVSDGGQVTVDRDGDSLTLKV; encoded by the coding sequence ATGAGCCAGTTTTCGGCAGACAAGTTCACCACCAAGGCTCGCGAGGCCATCGAGGCCGCGCAGCTCTCCGCCACGACGGCGGGCAACACCACGACCGAGCCGATCCACCTGCTGGTCGCGCTGCTGCAGCAGGACGAGGGCACGGCGACGTCGATGGTCACCAAGTCCGGTGTGGACGCCGAGGAGCTGACGCGAGCGGCGGCTGCCGACCTCGCCGGTCTCCCGCGCGCCAGCGGGTCGACGGTGCAGCAGCCCGCTGCCTCGGGTGCGCTGACCCGCGTTCTTGCCGGGGCGATCACGCTGGCCACCTCCCTGAAGGACGACTACGCCGCCACCGAGCACCTGCTGATCTCGCTGGCCACGGTCGAGTCGTCGGCGCAGAAGGTGCTCAAGGGCGCCGGGCTCACCGAGAAGGGGCTGCGCGAGTCGCTGAAGGCGGTCCGCGGCAACCGCCGGGTCACGAGCCAGGACGCCGAGGACTCCTACGAGGCGCTGGAGAAGTACTCCCAGGACCTCACCGAGGCCGCCGAGCGCGGGAAGTTGGATCCGGTCATCGGCCGTGACGCCGAGATCCGCCGGGTCATCCAGGTCCTGAGCCGGCGCACCAAGAACAACCCGGTCCTCATCGGCGAGCCCGGCGTCGGCAAGACGGCCGTCGTCGAGGGGCTCGCCCAGCGGATCATCGCCGGTGACGTACCCGACTCGCTCAAGGGCCGCCGCGTGCTGAGCCTCGACCTGGCGGCGATGGTCGCCGGTGCGCAGTACCGCGGTCAGTTCGAGGAGCGGCTCAAGGCCGTCCTGGAGGAGATCAAGGCCGCCGAGGGGCAGGTCATCACCTTCATCGACGAGCTCCACACCGTCGTCGGCGCGGGCGCCGGCGGCGACTCCGCGATGGACGCGGGCAACATGCTCAAGCCGATGCTCGCGCGCGGTGAGCTGCACATGATCGGTGCGACCACGCTCGACGAATACCGCGAGCGCATCGAGAAGGACCCCGCCCTGGAGCGTCGTTTCCAGCAGGTCTTCGTCGGTGAGCCGTCGGTGGAGGACACCGTGCAGATCCTGCGCGGGATCCAGGAGAAGTACGAGGCCCACCACGGTGTTCGCATCACCGATGCCGCGCTGGTGGCCGCCGCGACCCTGTCCGACCGCTACATCACCGGCCGTCAGCTGCCCGACAAGGCGATCGACCTCATCGACGAGGCCGCGTCCCGGCTGCGGATGGAGATCGAGTCGTCCCCCGAGGAGATCGACCAGCTCCGTCGTGCTGTCGACCGGCTGAAGATGGAGGAGTTCGCGCTCTCCAAGGAGTCCGACGACGCATCTCTGGAGCGCCACGCGGCGCTGCGCAAGGAGCTCGCCGACAAGGAGGAGGAGCTCCGCGGGCTGGAGGCTCGCTGGGAGCGGGAGAAGGCCTCTCTCGAGGGTGAGGGTGCCCTGCGCAAGCAGCTCGACGCGCTGCGCATCGAGGCCGAGCGGCTGCAGCGTGAGGGGTCCCTGGGCGAGGCGTCCGAGATCCTCTACGGCAAGATCCCGGTGCTCGAGGAGCAGATCGCCGCGGCGGCTGCTGCCGAGGACGAGGTCACCGACCGGCTGGTCGGTGAGGAGGTCGCCGCCCAGCAGATCGCCGAGGTGGTCGAGGCGTGGACCGGCATCCCGACCGGCAAGATGCTCCAGGGCGAGCAGGCCAAGCTGCTCGAGATGGAGTCCGTCATCGGGCGGCGCCTGATCGGGCAGAAGTCCGCGGTCACGGCCGTCGCCGACGCGGTCCGGCGCTCTCGGGCCGGCATCGCCGACCCCAACCGCCCCACCGGCTCGTTCCTGTTCCTGGGTCCGACCGGCACCGGTAAGACCGAGCTCGCCAAGTCGCTGGCCGACTTCCTCTTCGACGACGAGCGCGCGATCGTACGCATCGACATGTCCGAGTACTCCGAGAAGCACTCGGTCGCTCGGCTGGTCGGAGCGCCTCCGGGCTACGTCGGCTACGACGAGGGTGGTCAGCTGACCGAGGCGGTGCGCCGTCGCCCCTACTCGGTGGTCCTGCTCGACGAGGTCGAGAAGGCTCACCCCGAGGTCTTCGACATCCTGCTGCAGGTGCTCGACGACGGTCGCCTGACCGACGGTCAGGGCCGCACGGTCGACTTCCGCAACACGCTGCTCATCCTCACCTCCAACCTGGGCTCGAACTTCCTGGTCGACCCGGTGCTGGACGAGCACGCGAAGCACGAGTCGGTCATGGCCGTGGTCCGGGGATCCTTCAAGCCCGAGTTCCTCAACCGCCTCGACGAGGTCGTCATGTTCGACGCCCTCACGCTGGCCGACCTCACCAAGATCGTCGACATCCAGCTGGGTCTCCTGGAGAAGCGCCTGGCCGCCCGCCGCATCTCGATCTCCGTCACCCCCGAGGCTCGGGAGTGGCTCGCCGAGACCGGCTACGACCCGGCGTACGGCGCCCGCCCACTGCGCCGCCTCATCCAGTCCGCCATCGGCGACCCGCTCGCCCGGAAGCTCATCGGCGGCGAGGTCTCCGACGGTGGCCAGGTCACCGTCGATCGCGACGGCGACAGCCTCACCCTGAAGGTCTGA
- a CDS encoding chloramphenicol phosphotransferase CPT family protein, with amino-acid sequence MRNGRIILLNGASSSGKSSVGRELLPLLEDPWFLVPVDGISGMRSTVHTRELDEAGIAEMLRRTRLGYHRAVAALASVGNDVIMDYPLSETWRLDDLLEVLDGYDVTLVEVWCSPEELERREAARGDRPAGLARSQTLVYSHPYDIRVDTTAATSAACAKEIAEALPALIAPKAFDRLRLGHAE; translated from the coding sequence GTGCGTAACGGTCGGATCATCCTGCTCAACGGAGCGTCGAGCTCGGGCAAGAGCAGCGTCGGGCGGGAGCTGCTGCCGCTGCTGGAGGACCCGTGGTTCCTGGTGCCGGTCGACGGGATCAGCGGGATGCGGTCGACGGTGCACACGCGGGAGCTCGACGAGGCGGGGATCGCGGAGATGTTGCGGCGTACCCGGCTCGGCTACCACCGCGCCGTCGCGGCCCTGGCGTCGGTCGGCAACGACGTGATCATGGACTACCCGCTCAGCGAGACCTGGCGGCTCGACGACCTGCTCGAGGTGCTCGACGGCTACGACGTCACCCTCGTCGAGGTCTGGTGCTCGCCCGAAGAGCTCGAGCGGCGGGAGGCCGCCCGCGGCGACCGCCCTGCGGGCCTGGCTCGATCCCAGACCCTGGTCTACTCCCATCCCTACGACATCCGTGTCGACACCACCGCCGCGACCTCGGCGGCATGTGCGAAGGAGATTGCCGAGGCTCTCCCCGCTCTCATCGCGCCCAAGGCCTTCGACCGGCTCCGTCTCGGCCACGCCGAGTAG
- a CDS encoding DedA family protein, with translation MILTATQPEELTGVAGWAVDLMDKLGPVGAGLGIALENLFPPLPSEIILPLAGFTAAQGRFTIAEALIWTTLGSVVGALALYLIGALIGRERVYWVGEKLPLVKTSDLEKTEAFFEKYGAWTVFFGRFIPIFRSLISVPAGVTRMPIWKFLILTTVGSAIWNTIFVVAGYQLGDNWEKVEPIVGRFQNIVILVVGVAVVAWIAVRVYKMVRGSDNGAKDDSLVS, from the coding sequence ATGATCCTCACCGCCACCCAGCCCGAGGAGCTCACCGGCGTCGCCGGCTGGGCGGTCGACCTGATGGACAAGCTCGGCCCGGTGGGTGCTGGGCTCGGCATCGCGCTGGAGAACCTCTTCCCGCCGCTGCCCTCCGAGATCATCCTGCCGCTGGCCGGCTTCACCGCCGCCCAGGGCCGTTTCACGATCGCCGAGGCGCTGATCTGGACCACGCTCGGCTCGGTCGTCGGCGCGCTCGCGCTCTACCTGATCGGTGCGCTGATCGGCCGCGAGCGGGTCTACTGGGTCGGCGAGAAGCTGCCGCTGGTCAAGACCTCCGACCTGGAGAAGACCGAGGCGTTCTTCGAGAAGTACGGCGCGTGGACGGTCTTCTTCGGCCGCTTCATCCCGATCTTCCGGTCGCTGATCTCGGTGCCCGCCGGCGTCACCCGGATGCCGATCTGGAAGTTCCTGATCCTCACCACCGTCGGCTCCGCGATCTGGAACACCATCTTCGTCGTCGCCGGCTACCAGCTCGGTGACAACTGGGAGAAGGTCGAGCCGATCGTCGGCCGGTTCCAGAACATCGTCATCCTGGTCGTCGGGGTGGCCGTCGTCGCGTGGATCGCGGTGCGCGTCTACAAGATGGTCCGCGGCTCCGACAACGGCGCCAAGGACGACTCGCTCGTCTCCTAG